The following proteins are encoded in a genomic region of Labeo rohita strain BAU-BD-2019 chromosome 5, IGBB_LRoh.1.0, whole genome shotgun sequence:
- the sart3 gene encoding squamous cell carcinoma antigen recognized by T-cells 3, which produces MAATGNEEQTLLPDIEEEAEGMEREMESEEEEEEGMGVEHSEEEDEEDTSEDERENEAEIQRLEEQLSINAFDYNCHVDLIKLLRQEGKLHRLRKARQKMSELFPLTEEIWLDWLKDEIRLTEDESDREKVYELFERAVKDYMCPEIWLEYVQYSIGGMGAQGGIERVRSIFERALTAVGLHMTKGASIWEAYREFEIVILSTVQPPPGSVPSQEQQELLNAQLERIHTLFRRQLAVPLMDMEGTYAEYSDWADDGVPETVTHQYRRALQQLEKCKPFEEALLVSEPPKLAEYQAYIDFEMKEGDPARVQIIFERALAENCLVPDLWIKYTTYLDRQLKIKDLVLSAHERAVRNCPWTMGLWKSYLLALERHGADHQTVTDVFEKALNAGFIQATDYVEIWQSNLDYLRRRVDFSKEWSRELDELRAAFARSLDYLKQDVEERFSESGDLSCTIMQIWARIEALHCKNMQKARELWDSIMTKGNAKYANMWLEYYNLERSYGDAAHCRKALHRAVQCTSDYPEHVCDVLLNFERVEGSLEDWDAAVQKTETKLNRVNEQRARVAEKEALQARQEEEKAEHRRKAKADKKAQKKSQKPNRTGDKRKAEDEYEEEWGEDAELPSKRLRGEEDVGSTATEELMETESGLFGRRAPPPRKSEPPGFRKNQQGLSEALRLPQDESKEQRKDENSVFVSNLAFNMEDPEGKLRTLFQGCGTVQQVRPVFTPKGVFRGYCYVQFEDRLAVPEALKLDRQEVDGRPMYVSPCVDKNKNPDFKVFKYKTAMEKHKIFISGLPYTCTKETLEDLCKQHGTVKAIRLVTNRSGKPKGLAYVEYENEAQASQAVLKMDGTMLENFTLSVAISNPPSRKMDDKAAPSRVLGAAMPRQPQGARGKGRTQISLLPRSLYRQSAPDAKAENGTVSAPHATVTDGVDGGPGTTSLDTQTKSLSNEDFARMLLKK; this is translated from the exons ATGGCGGCGACGGGTAACGAAGAACAGACGTTGTTGCCAGATATCGAAGAGGAGGCTGAGGGCATGGAGCGAGAGATGGAGTccgaggaggaggaagaagaaggaATGGGAGTTGAGCATTCCGAGGAGGAAGATGAAGAGGACACGTCTGAGGACGAGCGGGAGAATGAAGCGGAGATCCAGAGGCTTGAGGAACAG CTGTCAATCAACGCGTTTGATTACAACTGCCATGTTGACCTAATCAAACTCCTGCGGCAAGAAGGAAAGCTTCACAGACTGCGCAAGGCCAGGCAGAAGATGAGTGAACTCTTTCCCCTCACTGAAG AGATTTGGCTGGACTGGCTGAAGGATGAAATTCGCCTAACAGAAGATGAATCAGACCGTGAGAAAGTCTACGAGCTGTTCGAGAGGGCTGTGAAGGATTATATGT GTCCAGAGATCTGGTTGGAATACGTACAGTATTCCATCGGGGGAATGGGAGCTCAGGGAGGCATTGAGCGGGTTCGCTCCATCTTTGAGAGGGCACTGACTGCAGTGGGTTTACACATGACTAAAGGAGCTTCAATCTGGGAGGCCTACAGGGAGTTTGAGATTGTTATTCTTTCCACAGTACAG CCTCCTCCTGGCAGCGTTCCATCACAGGAGCAGCAGGAGCTATTGAACGCCCAGCTCGAACGCATACACACACTCTTCAGGCGGCAGCTAGCTGTACCTCTTATGG ATATGGAGGGAACGTATGCGGAGTACTCGGATTGGGCTGACGATGGTGTACCTGAGACGGTCACACACCAGTACAGACGTGCCCTGCAACAGTTGGAGAAATGCAAACCTTTCGAAGAGGCTTTG CTGGTCTCTGAACCTCCAAAACTGGCCGAGTATCAAGCCTACATAGACTTTGAGATGAAGGAAGGAGATCCGGCTCGTGTCCAGATTATATTTGAGCGAGCGCTGGCGGAGAACTGCCTCGTGCCGGACCTGTGGATCAAATACACCACGTATCTG GATCGTCAGTTGAAAATTAAAGATCTAGTGTTATCTGCTCATGAGCGAGCCGTCAGGAACTGCCCCTGGACCATGGGTCTGTGGAAGAGCTATCTTTTGGCTCTGGAGAGGCATGGGGCTGACCATCAGACAGTGACAG aTGTATTTGAAAAGGCCTTGAATGCAGGGTTCATCCAGGCCACTGATTATGTAGAAATCTGGCAATCTAATCTGGACTACCTGAGGAGACGTGTTGATTTCAGCAAAG AATGGAGCAGGGAGTTGGATGAGCTGCGGGCAGCTTTTGCGCGCTCCCTTGACTACCTGAAACAGGATGTAGAAGAGA GATTCAGTGAAAGTGGAGATCTGTCCTGCACAATAATGCAGATCTGGGCAAGGATAGAG GCCTTACACTGTAAGAACATGCAGAAGGCCCGTGAACTGTGGGACAGCATCATGACAAAAGGGAATGCAAAATATGCCAACATGTGGCTGGAATATTACAACCTGGAAAG GTCGTATGGAGATGCTGCTCACTGCAGAAAAGCTCTCCACAGAGCTGTACAGTGCACATCAGACTACCCTGAGCATGTCTGTGATGTCCTGCTCAACTTTGAAAGAGTGGAGG GCTCTCTGGAAGACTGGGATGCTGCTGTCCAAAAAACAGAGACTAAACTCAACAGAGTCAATGAGCAGAGAGCAAGA GTGGCTGAAAAAGAGGCTCTCCAAGCCAGACAAGAGGAAGAGAAAGCAGAGCACAGGAGGAAAGCCAAGGCAGATAAAAAAGCCCAAAAGAAGAGCCAGAAACCAAACAGAACGGGGGATAAACGGAAAGCTGAAGACGAGTACGAGGAGGAATGGGGAGAGGATGCAG AACTGCCGTCAAAGAGGCTCCGAGGAGAGGAGGATGTTGGTAGCACAGCCACAGAGGAGCTCATGGAGACAGAAAGTGGGCTTTTCGGCCGACGAGCTCCACCACCACGTAAATCTGAGCCACCTGGTTTCCGCAAGAACCAGCAGGGGCTGTCTGAAGCACTACGACTACCCCAGGATGAATCAAAGGAGCAGCGCAAAGATGAAAATAGTGTGTTTGTCAGTAACTTGGCTTTTAATATGGAAGACCCAGAGGGCAAGCTGCGAACTTTGTTTCAGGGTTGTGGGACTGTACAGCAGGTGCGGCCCGTGTTTACACCAAAAGGTGTGTTTAGAGGCTATTGCTATGTGCAGTTTGAGGACCGACTGGCTGTACCTGAGGCACTGAAACTGGACAGACAGGAGGTGGATGGACGGCCCATGTATGTGTCTCCTTGTGTGGACAAGAATAAGAATCCTGACTTCAAG GTTTTTAAGTACAAGACAGCAATGGAGAAGCACAAGATCTTTATCTCGGGCCTGCCGTACACCTGCACTAAAGAGACACTGGAGGATCTCTGTAAACAGCACGGCACAGTCAAAGCCATCCGGCTTGTCACCAACCGTTCCGGCAAACCCAAG GGTTTGGCGTATGTGGAATATGAGAACGAAGCACAGGCCTCACAGGCTGTGTTGAAGATGGACGGCACCATGCTGGAGAACTTCACACTCTCTGTTGCCATTAGCAACCCCCCGAGCAGGAAGATGGACGATAAAGCAGCGCCTAGTCGAGTCCTGGGAGCAGCGATGCCAAGGCAACCTCAGGGAGC
- the iscu gene encoding iron-sulfur cluster assembly enzyme ISCU, translated as MALAAAAKSCASFALFSRSLSLPELRIACCYHKKVVDHYENPRNVGSLDKNAKNVGTGLVGAPACGDVMKLQIQVDENGKIVDARFKTFGCGSAIASSSLATEWVKGKSIDEALKIKNTEIAKELCLPPVKLHCSMLAEDAIKAALADYRLKQKDDKETLAEARN; from the exons ATGGCGTTAGCAGCGGCAGCTAAGAGTTGTGCATCCTTTGCACTTTTCAGTAGATCATTGTCATTACCAGAGCTCAGAATAGCATGCTGTTATCACAAAAAG GTGGTGGACCACTATGAAAACCCCAGAAATGTTGGTTCCCTGGACAAGAATGCCAAGAACGTAGGCACTGGTTTGGTAGGCGCACCTGCATGTGGGGATGTTATGAAACTACAG ATTCAGGTGGATGAGAATGGCAAGATAGTAGATGCCAGATTCAAAACATTTGGCTGTGGCTCAGCTATTGCTTCCAGCTCACTGGCCACTGAGTGGGTGAAGGGAAAATCG ATTGACGAAGCCCTGAAAATCAAAAACACTGAGATTGCCAAAGAGCTTTGTCTACCACCAGTCAAACTTCATTGTTCTA tGCTTGCAGAGGATGCCATCAAGGCTGCGTTAGCAGACTACAGACTCAAACAGAAGGACGACAAGGAAACATTGGCAGAAGCTCGAAATTAA
- the tmem119a gene encoding transmembrane protein 119 encodes MSLSLHFVCLLLTALWGSSCFAKPAPFNVTLEGSGDEPELIFPIARTTHVPPSPSPPPNITATFIRIKDFLFNQVVDFLKENLLLIIVVTSLLVVIIFIVCCASAMSHKRKLEAYYPPKNYAPRKYMSQPSKAMEKPHNQIQDGKTTSAKTLREPTKALVGEKEGKDPRPKPKEVQIVEDVEVVEMQKDEPKKKEEPQPTTSNAASSQPLVCTCHLRKAHHTTA; translated from the coding sequence atgtCACTCTCTCTGCACTTTGTTTGCCTGCTCCTGACTGCTCTTTGGGGCAGCAGTTGTTTCGCTAAGCCCGCCCCATTCAACGTGACCTTGGAGGGCAGTGGAGATGAACCCGAACTCATCTTTCCCATCGCTCGCACCACCCATGTTCCTCCATCCCCCTCGCCACCTCCCAACATAACCGCCACTTTCATCCGCATCAAAGACTTCCTTTTCAACCAGGTGGTGGACTTCCTGAAGGAGAACTTGCTTCTCATCATTGTGGTGACCTCTCTGTTGGTCGTCATCATCTTCATCGTCTGCTGCGCTTCAGCGATGAGCCACAAACGCAAACTTGAGGCCTACTATCCTCCAAAGAACTACGCACCCAGGAAATACATGAGCCAACCTAGTAAAGCTATGGAGAAACCACATAACCAGATTCAGGATGGCAAGACGACATCTGCAAAGACCCTCCGAGAACCCACTAAAGCATTGGTGGGTGAGAAGGAAGGAAAAGATCCCCGGCCCAAGCCAAAAGAGGTCCAAATAGTGGAGGATGTTGAAGTGGTGGAGATGCAGAAAGATGAGCCCAAGAAGAAAGAGGAACCTCAGCCTACCACCTCAAATGCCGCCTCCAGTCAGCCGCTGGTCTGTACGTGCCACCTCAGAAAGGCCCATCACACCACAGCGTGA
- the selplg gene encoding P-selectin glycoprotein ligand 1 isoform X1, whose amino-acid sequence MMAMVTNRLGCLPVLVFLLTLSSSVMSRSLRMKREISHNVTLINTNDTHSTATVAEANATTTTVETPKALNTLQTVEVKTVIPDLNISATTDYHHTPDLNHAQGTENLTVHRPVENESTFHTQLPAIKTSTGHISHAGSSAPTFPASLEPGKVTEKHTTAATTRMSTDAKKHTTEVTSTITKKTTTGMTHSCSTASTPVDGLVSRCLIAIASMAALTTIFIISTICLAAKLSGYKYRHRAQLLQETEMVCISALMNDTDHPVPKPRRHPKSNGALIPNTEDGDPEGDNLTLNSFLPDTEGPL is encoded by the coding sequence ATGGCGATGGTGACTAACAGACTTGGGTGTTTACCCGTTCTTGTTTTCCTGCTGACTTTGAGCAGTTCGGTCATGTCGAGATCTCTTAGGATGAAAAGGGAAATTAGTCACAACGTAACATTGATAAACACCAACGACACACACAGTACAGCAACCGTAGCTGAAGCAAATGCAACAACCACCACTGTGGAAACTCCGAAGGCTTTGAATACATTACAGACAGTTGaggtaaaaactgtaatacctGATTTAAATATCTCAGCGACTACGGATTACCATCATACTCCAGATTTGAACCACGCCCAAGGAACCGAGAACCTGACAGTCCACCGGCCAGTAGAAAACGAGAGTACTTTTCACACCCAACTTCCTGCAATAAAAACCAGTACTGGGCACATTTCACATGCAGGAAGTTCTGCCCCCACATTTCCTGCATCGTTGGAGCCCGGTAAGGTAACAGAGAAGCACACGACAGCAGCGACAACAAGAATGTCCACAGATGCAAAAAAACACACCACTGAAGTTACCTCAACCATCACCAAAAAAACAACCACGGGAATGACCCACTCATGTTCCACTGCCTCTACTCCAGTGGACGGACTTGTGAGTCGCTGCCTCATTGCCATCGCCTCGATGGCTGCGTTGACGACCATTTTTATCATTAGCACCATCTGCCTGGCGGCGAAGCTCTCGGGATACAAATACAGGCACAGGGCGCAGCTTCTCCAGGAGACTGAGATGGTCTGCATTTCTGCCCTGATGAACGATACCGATCACCCTGTTCCAAAGCCAAGACGGCATCCCAAAAGTAATGGAGCCTTGATCCCGAATACTGAGGATGGAGATCCTGAAGGCGATAATCTTACTCTAAACAGCTTTCTTCCTGACACCGAAGGCCCTCTTTAG
- the selplg gene encoding P-selectin glycoprotein ligand 1 isoform X2 codes for MAMVTNRLGCLPVLVFLLTLSSSVMSRSLRMKREISHNVTLINTNDTHSTATVAEANATTTTVETPKALNTLQTVEVKTVIPDLNISATTDYHHTPDLNHAQGTENLTVHRPVENESTFHTQLPAIKTSTGHISHAGSSAPTFPASLEPGKVTEKHTTAATTRMSTDAKKHTTEVTSTITKKTTTGMTHSCSTASTPVDGLVSRCLIAIASMAALTTIFIISTICLAAKLSGYKYRHRAQLLQETEMVCISALMNDTDHPVPKPRRHPKSNGALIPNTEDGDPEGDNLTLNSFLPDTEGPL; via the coding sequence ATGGCGATGGTGACTAACAGACTTGGGTGTTTACCCGTTCTTGTTTTCCTGCTGACTTTGAGCAGTTCGGTCATGTCGAGATCTCTTAGGATGAAAAGGGAAATTAGTCACAACGTAACATTGATAAACACCAACGACACACACAGTACAGCAACCGTAGCTGAAGCAAATGCAACAACCACCACTGTGGAAACTCCGAAGGCTTTGAATACATTACAGACAGTTGaggtaaaaactgtaatacctGATTTAAATATCTCAGCGACTACGGATTACCATCATACTCCAGATTTGAACCACGCCCAAGGAACCGAGAACCTGACAGTCCACCGGCCAGTAGAAAACGAGAGTACTTTTCACACCCAACTTCCTGCAATAAAAACCAGTACTGGGCACATTTCACATGCAGGAAGTTCTGCCCCCACATTTCCTGCATCGTTGGAGCCCGGTAAGGTAACAGAGAAGCACACGACAGCAGCGACAACAAGAATGTCCACAGATGCAAAAAAACACACCACTGAAGTTACCTCAACCATCACCAAAAAAACAACCACGGGAATGACCCACTCATGTTCCACTGCCTCTACTCCAGTGGACGGACTTGTGAGTCGCTGCCTCATTGCCATCGCCTCGATGGCTGCGTTGACGACCATTTTTATCATTAGCACCATCTGCCTGGCGGCGAAGCTCTCGGGATACAAATACAGGCACAGGGCGCAGCTTCTCCAGGAGACTGAGATGGTCTGCATTTCTGCCCTGATGAACGATACCGATCACCCTGTTCCAAAGCCAAGACGGCATCCCAAAAGTAATGGAGCCTTGATCCCGAATACTGAGGATGGAGATCCTGAAGGCGATAATCTTACTCTAAACAGCTTTCTTCCTGACACCGAAGGCCCTCTTTAG